The Treponema sp. OMZ 790 genome includes the window ATTCCGAACCATCTTTCGGTGGTAGTATAAACCTTAACCTTTCCTAAGCCCTTTTTCATCATGGCCCCTACACCCTCAGGCAAGAGACATTCGGCCTTTTCGCTTTCTGCATATTTATGGATAAAGTCTTTAAAATACTCGTTCATAAAATCGAAAATTTTAGGAGAGAAGCCGAAGAGGTTCATCGAGACGGTTTCCTTGCCTGAAAACTCAACCTCTTTTCCCTCATGCTCGGAGATGATTTTTTCGACAGGGCCAACCTTTTTATATGCGATATCCTTATGCTCGGTGATTCCGATAAGATAGCCGTTTCCGACTTGACAAATTCCTCTTGAAACGGAACCGGAGCGGCTCAAGGTCTTATCCAAGATATAACCGACCATAGCATGCTCGGTAGAATCATTTGACAAGGTTGAAAGATGGGTCGCTATAGTTTTATAAGCCGAGCGGCCGTAATAGTCATCGGCATTTATAACCGCAAAGGGCTCATTTATTTTTAACTCCGCAGACAAAATGGCATGAGCCGTACCCCAAGGTTTTTTCCTGTTGACAGCTCTTTTTATTTGCTCATCAGTCAAAAAACCGTCCATAGATTGGAATACATAATCTGCATTACAGTTGCGCGCAATTCTATTAAAAAAACGTTCTCTAAAATCGTTTTCGATATCTTCTCTGATTATAAAGACAACCTTGCCGAAGCCGTTATTCATTGCATCGTAAACTGCATAATCCAACAAAGTTTCGTCATGCCTTCCGACGGCAGCTATCTGTTTGACGCCTCCATACCTGCTGCCCATTCCGGCAGCTAAGACTAAGAGAGTGGGTTTCATAAATAAACCTCCTAAGATTTTAATTTGGCTAAAATCTAACCTAAAGCATAATATCATATTATTGGAATAAATGAAAGGTACTGATATGTAAATCAATTTTTAAATTTCAATATTAAGTTTAGGTAAAAATCGATTTACATCTCTGTGAGGTTAAATAAAAAAGCATATACATTATCTTACAAATCTGCCGAAATTGTGCTATAATATACCCAATGAGAGGGCGTAGTTATGAGTAGTTCAAACCGCAAATACAAAGACTCGGTCTTTGTAGATTTGTTTAGTGAAGACGAAAAGGCAAAAGAAAATTTTTTATCGCTTTATAACGCTTTGCATGGAACTTCACTTACGGTTGTAGAACAGCTGAAAAACATCAGACTTGATCAAGTTCTCTATATGACTTTTTATAATGATGTGTCTTATCTTGTAGACAATAAAATCATAGTACTTGCAGAACACCAATCAACAATAAACCCTAACATGCCTTTGCGCTGCCTTGAATATATCAGCCGCCTTTATGAAAAGCTCTTTGAATCAAAAGAAAAATACAGCCGTAAACTCTTACATATTCCAATCCCTGAGTTCTATGTTTTTTACAATGGAGAGGTGTCTTACCCTTCCGATAAAACACTAAAACTTTCGGAAGCTTTTATAGAAAAAGCAGAAAAACCTAATCTTGAGTTGACCGTTAAGGTGATAAACATAAACCAACAAAATCGCCATCCGGTACTGGAAAACTGCAAAACGATGTATGAATACACTGTGTTTGTAGAAACGGTGCGGAGATGGAAAAAAGAAGATCCTCAAAACGGCTTTCAAAAAGCCGTTGAAGAATGTATACAAAATAATATTTTGCGTGAATATCTAAAGCGCAAGACTAAGGAGGTAATCAATATGTTACTGGCCGAATATGATTATGACACCGATATTGCGGTACAAAGAGCAGAAGAACGGGAAACCGCCTTTGCGGAAGGTATTGAACAAGGCATTGAACAAGGTATGGAGCGAGGCATTGAACAAGGCTCTTACCGGAACAAACTTGAAACGGCAAAGCTGATGAAAGAGGCACATTGTGAAACCGATTTTATTATGCAAATGACAAAACTTACTAAAGAAGAAATTGAGGCTTTATAAAAGTAATATGTTAGTAGCAGAATATGATATCGAAAATATTGCTTAAGCGGCAGGTTTAAGCATTGAAGAAGTGAAAGCATTAATAAGAAAGCCTTTGCCGCTGTTTACGCTGAAGGATACCTTGTACTTGGATATAGCGTAGACTGGGTACTACGACCGACGAAGGTTATGCTCTACGGCAGGCGTAGGTTATGCTCTACGGCGGCCGTAGGTTCCGTGTTTTGACCGGCGAAGGCTGTGCGGTTTGTCAAAGCTTATGTGCGGGTAAGCGGTTTATCGAATCTGCCCGTTTTAAGGCTTTTGCTTTTTTGCGACGAACCGATTATCTTTGTGCGCACTTCGATGTACCAATTGCCGGCTTTTAAGTCCGCAGGGATTATTGCCATAAGGCGGGCGGGCTTGTTTTCGGCGATGACGGCAGCCCTTACTTCGGCCCCCGCTTCGGGTACAAAGAAGATGCCTTGGGATGCGTCTTTGGGGTCGAACTTTAACCTTGCGCCTACCAGCTGCACAACGCCGCCTG containing:
- a CDS encoding sugar phosphate nucleotidyltransferase, giving the protein MKPTLLVLAAGMGSRYGGVKQIAAVGRHDETLLDYAVYDAMNNGFGKVVFIIREDIENDFRERFFNRIARNCNADYVFQSMDGFLTDEQIKRAVNRKKPWGTAHAILSAELKINEPFAVINADDYYGRSAYKTIATHLSTLSNDSTEHAMVGYILDKTLSRSGSVSRGICQVGNGYLIGITEHKDIAYKKVGPVEKIISEHEGKEVEFSGKETVSMNLFGFSPKIFDFMNEYFKDFIHKYAESEKAECLLPEGVGAMMKKGLGKVKVYTTTERWFGMTYPEDREIVKNELETKVKEGYYPEFLWR
- a CDS encoding Rpn family recombination-promoting nuclease/putative transposase; translation: MSSSNRKYKDSVFVDLFSEDEKAKENFLSLYNALHGTSLTVVEQLKNIRLDQVLYMTFYNDVSYLVDNKIIVLAEHQSTINPNMPLRCLEYISRLYEKLFESKEKYSRKLLHIPIPEFYVFYNGEVSYPSDKTLKLSEAFIEKAEKPNLELTVKVININQQNRHPVLENCKTMYEYTVFVETVRRWKKEDPQNGFQKAVEECIQNNILREYLKRKTKEVINMLLAEYDYDTDIAVQRAEERETAFAEGIEQGIEQGMERGIEQGSYRNKLETAKLMKEAHCETDFIMQMTKLTKEEIEAL